In Bicyclus anynana chromosome 22, ilBicAnyn1.1, whole genome shotgun sequence, the following proteins share a genomic window:
- the LOC112057081 gene encoding UDP-glucosyltransferase 2 produces MWQPVLFVLAILSAVCMSEAYRILLTVATPSKSHGILAEGLIRHLTEAGHEITYIFCIPPEKPLPGVKLIDVSDNMVLPVNIINLKNILDKTSDLSEATGFVPLILEQSKRTIEHPNVQKLIKDTSQQFDVVIMEFLYNTLYAGFSGLYDCPLIWFSPTNPCSSLFELIDEPTNPAYSVGIWSTNVPPMSFTQRFEELISYLNNKLIRIFWSSRFDNEEYEKHFAPLIRERRNIAPSFETLAYNGSLVLSNSHPSMSGAVRAPQNFISIGGFHIDRNVKPLTQEFQKLMDDAKYGVIYFSMGSNFRSKDLPSEIKRDLLNMFGKLKQTVVWKFEEDLPDRPSNVHIVPWAPQQSILAHKNCIIFITHGGLLSTTETIHYGVPIIGVPVFYDQFVNVGRAVSMGFAKRVDLTYEFAKDLELAIQDILGNPKYTTKVHELSEIYHDRTVPPGKELVHWVEHVIKTRGAPHLRSPGFMIPWYQKLYLDLVLVVLIIVLLLKYTFGLLLYKLKKTNSVRSRKEKNK; encoded by the exons ATGTGGCAACCAGTGCTATTTGTATTAGCAATTCTTAGTGCAGTTTGTATGTCAGAAGCCTATAGAATTTTACTTACAGTAGCGACCCCCAGTAAAAGCCACGGCATTTTGGCTGAAGGACTCATTAGGCATTTAACCGAAGCTGGCCATGAG attaCGTACATATTCTGCATTCCACCAGAGAAGCCTTTGCCAGGTGTAAAACTAATCGATGTTAGTGACAACATGGTCCTTCCAG TCAATATAATAAACCTGAAGAATATATTGGACAAAACATCTGATTTAAGTGAAGCGACTGGGTTTGTcccattaattttagaacaatcCAAACGTACCATAGAGCATCCAAATGTTCAAAAACTGATTAAAGATACAAGCCAACAGTTCGACGTCGTTATTATGGAGTTTTTGTATAATACTTTATACGCTGG GTTTTCGGGACTTTACGACTGCCCCCTTATCTGGTTCTCCCCAACGAACCCCTGTTCCAGTTTATTTGAGCTAATAGACGAGCCAACCAACCCTGCATATAGTGTCGGGATATGGTCAACCAACGTTCCACCCATGAGCTTCACACAACGATTTGAAGAGTTGATCAGTTATTTGAACAACAAACTTATACGAATATT CTGGTCATCAAGATTCGACAATGAGGAATACGAGAAACATTTTGCACCGCTAATACGCGAGAGAAGAAACATCGCACCTTCATTTGAAACTTTAGCGTACAACGGATCTCTAGTCCTGAGCAACTCACACCCGTCTATGAGTGGGGCTGTGAGAGCGCCTCAGAACTTTATATCTATCGGAGGGTTTCATATTGACCGGAATGTTAAACCATTAACACAG GAATTCCAAAAACTTATGGATGACGCAAAGTACGGCGTCATCTACTTCAGTATGGGTTCCAATTTTAGAAGCAAGGATTTGCCGAGCGAAATAAAAAGAGACTTGTTGAATATGTTCGGAAAACTGAAGCAAACAGTTGTATGGAAGTTCGAAGAGGATTTGCCAGACCGACCCAGCAATGTTCACATTGTACCGTGGGCTCCACAACAAAGTATATTAg CACATAAGAACTGTATCATATTCATCACTCACGGTGGTCTCCTGTCAACAACTGAAACAATACATTATGGTGTGCCCATCATAGGGGTACCAGTGTTTTATGATCAGTTCGTAAACGTTGGAAGAGCCGTCAGTATGGGTTTCGCGAAGAGAGTCGATTTGACCTACGAGTTTGCCAAAGATCTGGAGTTAGCGATCCAGGATATACTTGGTAACCCTAA ATACACCACAAAAGTGCACGAATTATCAGAAATATACCACGACAGGACAGTTCCTCCAGGAAAAGAGTTGGTCCACTGGGTAGAACACGTCATCAAAACGCGAGGCGCACCGCATTTACGCTCTCCTGGGTTTATGATACCCTGGTATCAGAAGTTGTATCTAGATCTTGTCCTGGTCgtattaataatagttttattattaaagtatactttcgggcttttgttatataaacttaaaaagaCTAATTCGGTAAGAAGtcgaaaagagaaaaataaatga
- the LOC112049419 gene encoding UDP-glucosyltransferase 2-like, with protein MLWLVSILFTLSEINAYKYLVVNPLPVKSHSILGDALVDHLVDAGHEKLMADKNQRFDAVIAEWNYHDVYVGFAALFNCPLIWFSSVEPHWMVLQLIDEIPNPAYSTDMLTTDYTPPLTFNQRVVELYTQFFTRFIQIFYLSGLEHDVYNEYFAPFIRDRYNTVPPFEELRYNASLMLSNSHISMNIPIRLPANVITIGGYHIKPNIKPLPENLQKVMDKAKDGVIYFSMGTNLRSNHFPDQVKQDLLKMFGKLKQTVIWKFEEDLPNRPNNVHIVQWAPQQSILAHPNCLLFITHGGLLSTTETVHFGVPIIGIPVFADQYVNVGRAVKKGFAQRVDLSYSLAVDLEKAIRNVLFDSSYTTRIKELSAIYHDRTVPPAKELVHWAEQVVKTKGARHLRSPAFMMPWYQKMYLDLILVSLVVLLVLKYLDAQLCFA; from the exons ATGCTTTGGTTGGTTTCGATTCTATTTACACTTAGTGAAATAAATGCCTACAAGTATCTAGTTGTGAATCCTTTACCAGTCAAAAGTCATTCAATTTTGGGGGATGCACTAGTCGACCACTTAGTTGATGCTGGACACG AAAAACTTATGGCTGATAAAAACCAACGATTTGACGCTGTGATTGCTGAATGGAATTACCACGATGTATATGTcgg ATTTGCTGCACTTTTTAACTGTCCTTTAATTTGGTTCTCATCAGTAGAACCGCACTGGATGGTTTTGCAATTAATAGATGAGATTCCCAACCCTGCATACTCTACTGATATGTTGACAACGGACTATACGCCTCCTCTGACATTTAATCAACGAGTCGTTGAGCTTTATACACAATTTTTTACCAGGTTTATCCAAATATT TTATCTTTCAGGCCTTGAACATGACGTATACAATGAGTATTTTGCACCTTTTATTCGAGACAGATATAACACTGTGCCCCCATTTGAAGAACTAAGGTAcaatgcttctttaatgttgAGTAACTCTCATATATCGATGAATATACCTATAAGATTGCCAGCTAACGTAATTACTATAGGAGGATATCATATCAAacctaatataaaacctttaccTGAG AATCTGCAAAAAGTTATGGACAAAGCCAAAGATGGTGTAATTTATTTCAGTATGGGCACTAATTTGCGAAGCAATCATTTCCCAGACCAAGTCAAACAAGATCTATTAAAAATGTTCGGCAAATTGAAACAGACTGTCATATGGAAATTCGAAGAGGATTTACCCAACCGACCTAATAATGTGCATATTGTTCAGTGGGCTCCACAACAAAGTATTTTAG CACATCCaaactgtttattatttatcacaCATGGAGGTCTACTCTCCACCACTGAGACAGTGCATTTTGGAGTACCCATTATTGGAATACCAGTTTTTGCCGATCAATACGTAAACGTAGGAAGAGCTGTTAAAAAGGGATTCGCTCAAAGAGTCGATCTATCTTACTCATTAGCTGTGGATTTGGAAAAAGCTATTAGAAATGTACTTTTTGACTCAag TTATACAACGAGAATTAAAGAACTATCTGCAATTTACCACGACAGAACCGTGCCACCTGCCAAAGAACTAGTTCACTGGGCGGAACAAGTTGTGAAGACGAAAGGAGCGAGACATCTACGCTCTCCAGCGTTTATGATGCCCTGGTACCAGAAGATGTACTTAGATCTTATTTTAGTTTCACTAgtagttttattagttttgaagtat CTAGATGCACAACTATGCTTTGCCTAG